In the genome of Luteitalea pratensis, the window CGACGGCCCGTGTGGCGGGCCCCGTTCCCAGCGCCGGCCCGTCGAGGTGCGCAGGGTCGGGGCCGGCGCGCCATGCCAGCATGTCGCCGCGCGTGGTGAAGAACACGAGCGCGAGGCCCTCCACCTGATCGAGGAGCACCTCTCCGCGTAACCATAGTCTTACACGTGTACCATCCGCCTCGAGCCTCGCGTCCACGGGCGAGCGGGCCGCCGTGCGGCCCAGCACGTCGCCCGGCTGCACGTCGAGCCGCACGGAGCCGGCCTGCGCCACCTCGAGCGCCTGTATGCGTGCGCCGGTGATGCCGGCCAGGGCATGCGCGCGACCCGTCGCCGCATCTGGCAGTCGCAGCCCCAGGCGGCCGAGTGCCTGCCATTGCCGCGGCGACAGGCGGCCCGCCGCGTCTGCGGAGATGACCGCCAGCGTCACCGTTCCCGGCGGCAATGCAGCGAGGATGTCCTCCACCGACGCACCGGCCCCGGTGCCCCACGGGGCGAACCCGAGGCCACCCCAGCGCAGGATCTCGAGCTGTGAGGCCGTCAGCGACACCGGTTGACGGCCGGACTCGGTCGCGCGGTGGGCTTGGTCGGCCGCGATCGTGGCCGACGCCGACCACCCGCGGCCACGCTGCGCCACGAGCGTGGAGAGCACGCGCCCGCGCGGCGAAGTGTCGGTGACCAGCGGTTGCGTTTCCGTCAGGCGCTCGGCCATGGCGTGTGCCCACGTCCCCACCAGCGCCGCCTGCTGTCGTTCGTGTCCCCACGGCCGGGCGGCCACGTGCAACGCCAGCCACGCCATCAGGCCGACGCCTGCCCACCGTGCCCCACCGCCGCGCCACTCAATGACATTGGTCACGCCCACGCCAACGAGCCACCACACCCACGGCAGCACGGCCGCGGCACGAACCTCGGCGGGGAAGGGCAAGGTCAGGAGCCATGCCGCTCCTGCGCCCAGCCAGACGCGAGCCTCCGACGTCGCGCGCGCCAGCGTCACCGCGCCTGCTGCGAGCAACACCAGCCCGATCGGTCCGAGGTCGCCGAGGAGCAGGGCCGAGGTGGCCGCGAGCGTCGACACCTGCCGGGCGCGCGAGAGCGCTTCGCCCATGCCTGTCAGCAGCGCGAGCACGATGGCGACTCGTACCAGTGGCAGGAGTCCCGTCGCACCGGTTTCGCCGCGCCGTTCGTCCACGGCGGTGACGGGGTGACGGACCAGCAGTGTCAGCAGCACCACGCTCGCCAGCATCACCGGAGCCGCACCGAGCGGCGACGACCCGCTCCAGCCCGCGAAGGGCGCCGCGGTGGCGACCAGGGCCAGCAGGGCCGGCGATCCGGCCCGCAGGCCAGCCCGGCGTAGCGTCGAGGTCATGAGCGCCGCCGCCGCCGCAGCGCACGCCGCCGCGACTGCGATCGCGCCGCTGACGACATCTGATCGCCATGCCCAGCCGCCCAATGTGACCTGGAACGCGATGATGGCGTCCAGGGCTGAACCCGGCTCGGCCTCCCACGCCGCGCTCGTCGCGGGCCGCATGTCTCGTGGCAGCCACGCGTCGTGCGGCACGGCGAGCGCAACCGTCGCCAGAATCGTCATCGCCACGAGCAGCGGTGCTGCGGTGCGGCCGATGCGTACAATGCGCGAGGCCGGCGCGCGACCTCGCGCGTTGCCGGCTTTCGCCACGGCCTCTCTCGTGCTCACGCCTGCTCGCGCCTCGTCATCGCTCGCCGTCTGGGTCGCCGTGCTGGTCACGGCGACGCTGATTGTCCTTCGATCCCTCGTCTTCGTGCACTACGAGCAAGCGGACTTCGACGCCGACCAGGCCATTGTCGGCCTGATGGCGACGCACCTTGCCGAGGGACGCGCGTGGCCGCTGTTCTTCTACGGGCAGCTGTACATGATGGGCGTGCAGGCCTGGATGGCCGCCCTGGTCTTCCCGTTGATTGGCCCCACGGTGTTCGCCCTGAAGCTGCCGCTGGTCATCGTCAACGTCGCGACCGGTGGCCTGCTGGTGTGGCTGCTGGTGCGCGAAACGGCTCTGCGGCCCTGGCAGGCGACGACGGCTGCCGCGTGGTTCGCGCTGCTCCCGCCGGTCACGGCCAGCCGCATGGTCCAGGCGCAGGGGGGCACCATCGAACCCCTGCTCTACACGCTGCTGCTGTGGCTCGCGCGGCGGCGCGCCGTGATCTTCGGTCTGTTGTTTGCGTTCGGCTTCCTTCATCGCGAGTTCACGCTGTTTGCCGTGATCGCGATCGTGCTGCTCGAGGTGTGGACGGGGGAGTTGTTCTCGCGTCGACGCGCGTCGCACTGGCTGGTCGTTGTGCTCGTGTTCCTCGGATCGCGACAGGCGGTGACACTGCTGCGTCACATCGCCTCCATGTTCGGTCCGGACGTGCCGCCGCCGCGACTCGAAGATGGCATCACCAACGTCGATCTCGTCGCACGGAGCGTGTGCCTGTCGGCAGGACCGATGCTGGGCAACCTGTGGTGGCTGATCGCCCACAACGTACCGACGTTCTTCGGCGTGCAGTCGCAGCCGCCGGGAGCGCTGATCCTGTCGCATCAGGCCACGGGCGCGCCGTGGGCGGCGTGGCCCGCCATCGTGGCGATGGCGTGTGCGTTGCTGGTCGTGGCGTCTCGCGCCTGGCGCTCGTTGCCACCTCTGCGCGCGCCCGCAGACTCCCGGGTGCTCCTGCCGGCGATGCTGTGCGTCGCCGGATTCCTGAGCCTCGTAGGCGTCGCGACTGGCTGCAACATCCGGAACCTGTTCACGATTCGGTACCACCTGCTGCTCGCGTTCGCGCCGGTGGGACTGACGGCGTTGGCCTTCGCGTTGAACGACCAGCGTTCACATGATCCAGGGCCATCCGCGTCGGGCGCACGTGCCCAGGCCGGAACGCGTGTCGTGCTGCCGCTGATGACGGCGGCGGTGCTCGTGTGGGCGACGGCGATGCTGGGGGAGCATGTCCGGCTGTTGCGCGAGTACCGCACGAGCCCCCCGGCCAACGCGTTTCGCGCGCTTGCCGACGACCTGGTCGCGCACGGCGACAAGTACGGCTGGGCCTCGTACTGGGTGTCGTATCACGTCGACTTCCTGTCACAGGAACGCGTACAACTCTCGCCGACGTCCGCGATTCGCATTGCCGACTACACGCGGCAGGCGCTGCGCGCCGGCAGCACGGCCGTCGTCGTCGGATCGGCGCCATGCAGCAGCGGCGAGTCGGGCCGGCAGGTCGCGGTGTGGTGGGTTTGTAGGGGCACGTCGAAACGTTGAACGCTGAGTGTGGTAGGGACCGCTCTCCGAGCGGTCCATCTCCGCGGCTCTCCGCAGTCGATCTCCGCGCCCACGTTGCATGTAGGATGGCCGCATATCCCGAGGAGATGGACGCCTCGGAGAGGCGTCCCTACCTCGCTTTTGTGCGGAGCGCGATGAGCCCCCACGCGACGATCCAGGCGAGACCTCCCAGCGGCGTGATCGCGCCGAAGCCGCGGAGGCCCGTCAGGGCCAGCAGGTAAAGGCTGCCCGAGAAGAGCAGGATGCCGACGATGAAGAGCACGCCGGCCAGGCGTGCCGATCGGGTCTGGTCTTCGCCGGCCAGCCACGCCGCGACGAACACGGCCAGGCCGTGCACCAGGTGGTAACGAACGCCCGTTTCGTAGATCGCCAGGAAATCGGGCGTCAGACGCGCCTTCAAGCCATGCGCGCCGAACGCGCCAAGGGCCACACCGAAGGCCATGGCGATGGCTCCGAGCCGGACCAGGCGGGCGCGATCAGACACGAACGACCCCTTCACGGCGAGTCAGGAAGTAGAGGGCAGCCAGGCACAGGAGGCTGCCATTCAGCGTCAGCACGACCGGCAGGCCGATGCGCGAAATGAGCGCGCCGCTCACGAGGCTGCCGAGGGGCATGCCGCCGCGGAACGCCACCATGTAGATGCTCATCACCCGGCCGCGCATGGCGTCTGGCGCCACCAACTGCACGAGCGAGGTCACCAGCGACGACGTGATGATCGTCGACAAGCCGGCTGCAAACAGCAGCAGGTAGGTGAGGTGGACCGAGCGCGACCACGCGACGGCAATCACCAGCAGGCTGAACGTCGCCTGCAGCCCGAGCAGCACCTTGCCCATGCCGTGGAAGCGGCCCAGCCACGCAACGGCCAGCGCGCCGGTGACCGCTCCGGCGCCCGAGAACGACATCATCCGGCTGTAGGTGTCGACGCCCTGTCCGAACACCTGCTGTGCGAGCACCGGCAGGAAGGTCTGCATCGGCAAGCCGAGGAACGTCGACGCCGAGGCGACGATGATCAGCGAGACCAGCGTGCGGTCGTCGCGCACGTAACGCAGGCCGCCCTTCATCTCGGCCAGCATCGGCATGCTGTTCACAGGACGCACGTGTGGGACGTGCAGGGCGATCAGCGCGGCGATGACGGCGAGGAACGAGAGCGCGTTCATGCCGAAGCAGGCCGCGAGGCCGACCGAGGCGACCGCGATGCCTGCCAGCGCCGGGCCAATCACGCGGGAGAGGTTGAACTGGATCGAGTTGAGCGCAATCGCGTTCGGCAGGTCCTTCTTCGGCACGAGCGATGGCACCAACGATTGATAGGCCGGTCCGCCGAAGGCCTGCGCGAACCCGGTCAGGCACGACAGCAGCAGCACGTGCCAGATGCGCACGACGTCGAACCAGACGAGCAGGGCCAGCAACGTCGCCGACGACAACTGCACCACCTGGGAGCTGATCAGCAGCAATCGGCGGTTGTGGCGGTCGGCGATGACCCCACCGACGAGAGTGAAGAGGAGAATCGGCAGTTCGCCGAGGAACGAGTCGAGGCCGAGGTACCAGGCCGACCCCGTCAGCGACAGGACCAGCCAGCTCTGGGCGATCTTCTGCATCCACGTACCGATGGTGGACGTGAACGCGCCGAGCCAGAGGATGCGGAAATCCCGCGACAGCAGCGCCGCGCCAAGGCGCCGCAGCGCACCAGGGATGCCCTGGGTGGGCAGCGGCGTGGCACAGTCAGCCGGGGACGCGGGCGGAGGCAGGGACAATCCCGAAGAGGATACAATGCGGGCCGAAAGGATCCTCCCGCCGTGAGCCAATCCACCAGCAGACGCGACTTCATCCGCACCGTCGGCGCAGGCGCCGTTGCCGCCGCCGGCACGATCTCGACTTCGACGTCCGCCTCCGCGCGGCCCATGTCGACGCCCGCCAAGGCCCGTATCCTCGGTGCCAACGACCGCATCAACATCGGCTTTGTCGGCTGTGGCGGCCGCATGAACACCCACATCACGCACGTGATGGGCCGCAACAAGGCCAAGGGCGACGTGCAGGCGATTGCCGTCAACGACATCTGGGAGACGCGCAAGAAGCTGGCGCAGCAGAAGACCGCTGTCGACGACAAGTCCGTGTACCACGACTACCGCGAACTGGTCGTGCGCCCGGACATCGATGCGGTCGTGATCGGGTCACCCGATCACTGGCACTACGCCCACACGATGGCGGCGCTCGAGGCCGGCAAGGATGTCTACCTCGAGAAGCCGATGACCTACACGGTGGACGAGGCGCGCAAAATCGCCGAGTACGTCAAGACGAGCGGCAGGATCCTGCAGGTCGGCAGCCAGTACACCTCCCTCGATCACTTCCACAAGGCGAAGAAGGCCATCGAGGACGGGCTGATCGGCGACATCGTCTGGACGTCGGGCGGATTCGGGCGCAACAGCACGAAGCGCGGCAACGAGTGGAACTACAAGATCGACCCCGACGCGAATCCGTCCAACCTCGACTGGAAGGCCTTCATCGGCAGTGCGCCGAAGCGTGACTGGGATCCGGCGCGGTACTTCCGGTGGCGCAAGTACTGGGACTACTCCGGTGGCATCGCGACCGACCTCTTCTACCACACGGTCTCGCCGATCCTGATGGCCGTCGGACCTGAGTTCCCGGTGCGCGTGACCGCGGGCGGGGGCATCTACGTGCAGAAGGATCGTGAGGTCCCCGACACCTTCTTCATGAACGTCGACTACAGCGACTGGACGATGCAGCTGGCCTGCTCGGTGACGAGCGGCAAGGGCGCGCCGCTCGTGTTCCACGGCTCGCAGGGCACGATCATGGTCGCCGAGGACAGCGAAGCCTTCCAGAACACCGAGATGGTCGTCACTCCGGATCGCGACTACAAGGACGACTTCGTCAAGAAGACCGGCGCCGAGGAACTGAAGATCGCGGTGCAGCCGTTCGTGCGTGGCGAACACCCGCACATGGACAACTTCCTCGAGTCGATGCGCACACGGCAGAAGCCGAATCTCGATGCCGAACTCGGCTACCGCGCCATGGCGGCGATTGCTGGCGGCGTGACGGCCTACCGCAAGGGCAAGGTCGTCGGCTTCGACACCAAGGCCGAGAAGCTCACCTAAAGGTAGGGCCGGCTGTCCCAGCCGGCCGTGACCTCCGCAATCGCTGAACACGGGCGCCTCGGAGAGGCGCCCCTACCTTCGCGCTTCTATGTCTGGCCCCATTTCCCAATTCATCGATCGTCACTACCGCCATTTCAACGCCGCGGCCCTCAAGGACGCGGCCGATGCCTACACCGCGCACCTCGCCTCCGGCGGCTCGATGCTCGTGACGCTGGCAGGCGCCATGAGCACGGCCGAACTCGGCTGCTCGCTGGCCGAGATGATCCGGCAGGGCAAGGTGACCGGCATCTGCTGCACCGGGGCCAACCTCGAGGAAGACGTCTTCAACCTCGTGGCGCACGATCACTACGTGCGGCTGCCGGACTACCGCGACCTCACGCCGGCCGACGAGCAGGGCCTGCTCGATCGGCACCTCAATCGCGTCACCGACACGTGCATCCCCGAGCACGAGGCGATGCGGCGTATCGAGTCAGCGGTACTGGACCGGTGGGTGCAGCATGACCGCGACGGAACCCCCCTGTTCCCGCACGAGTTCATGTACGAGATCCTCCTCAGCGGTGTCCTCGCGGAGTCCTACCAGATCGACCCGAAGGATTCCTGGATGATGGCCGCGGCGGAGCGCAAGCTGCCGATGATCGTGCCGGGCTGGGAAGACTCGACGCTCGGCAACATGTACGCGGGCCATTGCATCTCGGGTGACGTGAAGAACGTGCACACCGTGCGTACCGGCATCGAGTACATGATGCGGCTCGCGGACTGGTACCAGGAACTGGCGCCGACGTCCTCGATCGGCTTCTTCCAGATCGGCGGCGGCATCGCCGGCGACTTCCCGATCTGCGTCGTGCCGATGCTGCACCAGGATCTGCAGCGGCCCGAGGTGCCCCTGTGGGGCTACTTCTGCCAGATCAGCGATTCGACTACCAGCTACGGTTCTTATTCGGGCGCCGTGCCCAACGAGAAGATCACCTGGGGCAAGCTCGGCATCGACACCCCAAAGTTCATCATCGAGTCCGACGCCACGATCGTCGCGCCGCTGATGTTTGCGCGCATCCTCGGATGGTAGAGACCAAGCGGGGGGCCGCGTGGCCCCTGTTCCTGATTTCCTTCCTCGTCCTGTTCCTCGAGGTCACGCTGATCCGGTGGATGCCGGCGTACATCCGCCTGCTGGCATACTTCTCGAACTTCATCCTGCTGGCGAGCTTCCTCGGCATCGGCGTCGGCTGCCTCCTCGCGCCGGTTCGCGGCAATCTCCTGCGCTGGTTCCCGCTGGTGCAGGTGCTGCTCGTGCTCGCGGTCGCCGTCGGGCGGATCGACATCGCGGTGCCGCAGACCTCCGAGAGCATCTACTTCTCGAGCGGCACGACCAACGTCGTGGTGCCCGTCGAAAGCACGTGGTTCCTGCCGCTGCTCTGCATGGCCGTCGCGCTGTTGTTCGTGACGCTGTCGCAGCGGCTCGGGCGCGAGATGAATGCCCACGCGCCGCTACGTGCGTACCTCGTGAACCTCGCCGGCAGTCTGGCCGGCGTGATCTGCTTCGGCGCGCTCTCGGCGTGGCAGTTGCCTCCGGTGGCCTGGTTCGGGCTCGGCTTCCTCGCCGCAGTGCCGTTCCTGCTCGAGCAGCCCCGCGTGTGGGCGGCAAGCGGCCTGGTGCTGCTTGCGGTTTCGCTCGGCGTCACGCACCGGCTCTCGGGTGACACGCTGTGGTCACCGTATTACAAGATCACGGCGCACACGCAGGGCAAGGAGACCGTGGTGGAGGTGAACAACATCTTCCACCAGTCGATGGCGCCGGTCCGGGAGAAGGAATACTTCTACCAGTGGCCGTACCAGGTCTTCGGCGAGCGCTTCGATGACGTCCTCATCCTGGGCGCCGGATCGGGCACCGACGTCGCCTCGGCGTTGCAACACGGGGCCAAGCGCGTCGATGCCGTCGAAATCGATCCGGTCATCGTCCGGCTGGGTCGCGAGTACCATCCGGATGGGCCCTACAAGGATCCGCGCGTCCAGGTCGTCACCGACGACGCGCGGCATTACCTGCGGACGTCGGACCAAAAGTACGACCTGGTCGTGTTCGCGCTGATCGACTCGCTCACGTTGCAGTCGTCGTTCTCCGCGGTTCGCCTCGAGAGCTTCATGTTCACCGAGGAGGCGTTTCGCGCCGCCAGCCAGCGGCTGAAGCCGAATGGCGTGCTCGTGGTCTACAACTACTTCCGCGAGAAATGGCTGGTCGACCGGCTCGCCAATTCGGCGCGCAACGTCTTCGGCGAGGAACCGCGCGTCCACATCCACAAGGAGCACGGGTACCTCGGCGTGATGATTGCCGGCCCGGGCACCAGGGCCGTGACCAACTGGCCGTCGCCGCCCGAAAAGGTCGCGGCCTACAACCATCCCGACGTCGTCAGCCCCGGTGTGCCGCTCGACCGTGACGGGTCCATCCAGCCCGCGACCGACGACTGGCCGTTCCTGTACATGCGCGAGCCGCACCTGCCGACACACTATGCCTGGGCACTGCTCGGCGTGCTCGTCGTCTCCGTGCTGGCGGTCCTGGCGGCGCTGCGACTGGTCGGCACGGACAGTGGCGGAAGCCTTCGCGTGATGCCCCTCGTGCCGTTCTTCGTGCTGGGCGCCGGGTTCATGATCCTCGAGACCAAGGCAATCACGCAGTTCGCGCTGATCTGGGGATCGACATGGGTCGTGGCCTCGGCCACCATCGCCTCGGTGCTGGTGATGGCGGCGTTGGGCGCGTGGCTGGCGAGCCGCCTGGTACGCATCCGTCCGTGGGCGGTCGGCGCGCCGTTGCTGGGACTGCTATTGCTCGCGTATCTGTTGCCGATCGGCACGATCAGCTTCGGGTCGCTCGCTGCCGAGACGGCGTTCTACTCGATGCTGACGTTCAGCCCGGTGCTGCTGGCCGGCCTGCTGTTCAGCGGCAGCCTCAAGCAGGCCGACAACGTCGCGTTCGCGTACGGCGCGAACCTGCTCGGCGCCATGCTGGGCGGGGTGGGGGAGTATCTCGCGCTGGTCACGGGCTACCGCGTGCTGCTCGTCGTGATCGCGTTGTGCTACGTTGCGGCAATCCTGCTGTATCCACGAGAGAGGACGTCCACGGTGTAGCCGCAGGACTCCAACGGCATTCGCCTACAGCCTACGGCCTGCAGGCTACCTGAGCCGATTATCGTCACCGCTCGTGGCGCTGGCCATGGACCACTTGTCCGGCGGGCGCCGCGTGGGCAGACGGCCGGACAGAGTCCGGCCGCTCCGCGGCCCAAGAGCCTCGCCGGGCGTAGCCCGTAGTCCGTAGGCTGCAGCCCGTAGGCCGAACAGGCTGCAGGCCGCAGGCTTGTAGGCCTTTCTACGACAGCAACACGGCACGCGCCGGCGAGCCGTCCGCCCCTTCGACCTTCAGCGGCAGCACCACGAACAGGTAGTCGCCGGGCGCCGCCTTCGTCAAGTCGAGGCCCTCGACAATGAAGACGTCGTTGCCAAGCAGGGCACGGTGCGTGACCGGTTCGGGTGCGTGAAAGCCCTCCACCGACAGGTAGTCGACACCCACCGTCCGCACGCCGCATTCGACCAGGTACTGCGCGGCGTCCTCCGCGATGTAGACGAACTCAGTGTTGAATGGCGCGCCGCTCTCGAGCGTGCCGGAGTTGGTGGTCTTGCAGAGTACGGCGCGCGCACCCTCGATCTTGCCGACGAGATCGGCCTTCGTGATCGCCGCCTGGACATGCGTCAGGTCGAGCAGGCGCGCCGGCGTGATCATCTGCTCGAGTGGAATCGCCTCGAGCGTCTTCGGGCTCATGCCGAAGTGCCACGGCGAATCCACGTGCGTGCCGGCATGGCATGACACCCGGTACATCGACACGTTGCAGACGTCGCCCTTGTCCATCCGCAGCAACGGGCTGAACTGCCAGACCTCCTGGCCCGGCCACGGCGCGAGCCGCTCGCTGAGCGTCACCGTCACGTCCAGGGCCGTGCCGGACTTCACGTATTCGTCAATCCAGGACATGGGGCGAGTGTAGAACACCACGGCCCTTTGGCGAGGAGGGAGGACCGAGGATAGAGGACCGAGGGAAGGACGGAGGACTCAGGACCGAGGATCGGCGCCCGTCCTCATTCCTCGAACCTTCCCTCAGTCTTCCGTCCTCCTTCCTCCGTCCTTGTGGGGGAGCCGTTGTATGCTTTGCCCGCCATGAACCAACGTCGTCTCTTCATCGCCAGCTGTGTCGCCCTCATCGCCACGGCGATGTCGTTCGCCATTCGCGGCGACATCATGGGCCAGGTCCAGCAGGAACTGAGCCTCACGGACGTGCAGGTCGGGTGGATCCTCGGCGCGGCATTCTGGGGCTTCGGTCTGTCGATCTTGTTCGGCGGGCCGCTTTGCGACCTGCTGGGCATGGGCACGATCATGCGCCTGGCGGCCGCTGGTCACATCGTTGGCGCACTCCTCACCATCGTCTCGACCAACTTCACCGTGTTCTTCCTCTCGACCGTCGTGGTGGGCATCGCCAACGGCCTCGTTGAGGCGGCGATCAATCCGCTGATCGCAACCATCTACGCCGGGAACAAGACGGCCAAGCTGACGACACTCCACGCCTGGTTCCCCGGCGGGATCGTCATTGGCGGCGTCCTGGCGTTCCTGATGACGCAGGTGGGATTCGGCTGGAAGGCCAAGGTGCTGACGCTGCTGGTGCCGTCGGTGATCTACTTCGTGATGTTCATGGGGCAGAGGTTCCCTGCCACCGAGCGCGAAGCTGCCGGCGTGCCGTTTGGCGACATGTTCAAGGAACTGGCTCGCCCCCTGTTCGTGCTGGTGTGGTTCTGCATGATCCTGACCGCGGGCACCGAGCTCGGCGCCGGCAGCTGGATTCCGACCATCTTCAATCGCGTCACCCAGAGCGCGACGCAGGCCGGTATCCTCCAGGTGGTCTGGATCAACATGGTGATGTACCTGATGCGGCAATTCGGCCACAACGTCTCGCACAAGATCGCGCCCACCGGCCTCATCGCCGTCAGTGCCCTCGTGGCCGCCGTCGGCCTCTACCTGTTCAGCCACGCGACGACTGTCACCGCGGCATTCCTGTGGGCCGGCGTGTTCGCGGTTGGCATCGCGTTCTGGTGGCCGACGATGCTCGGCATCACGTCCGAGCGCTTCCCGCGCTCCGGCGCGCTGGGGCTGGCGGTGATCGGTGCCACAGGCAGCTTCGCCACGGCGCTGTCGGGCCCCGTGATGGGCTGGATCAGCGAGACGCATGGCACCGCTCAGGTGCTGCCGATCTGGTCGGGCCTGCCGCTGCTCCTGATCGTGATCTTCGGCGCCATCTACATGGTGGACAAGGGCAAGGGCGGGTACAAGGCAGAGAAGATCGCGTAAATGCCGGAATGCTGGAATGCCGGAATGTCGAAGGCTCAGTGACCCCGTGGAATGCTGGAATGTCGAAGCCCCGGAGCTCTCGACATTCCAGCATTTCAGCATTTCAGCATTTTCATTAAAATGTCCCTGTGTCTCGTCTTTCCTCCCTGACCTTCCCGATCGTCCAGATCTCGCTCGACCTCACCAACATCGATGAAGCGCTCGATACCGCGGCGATTGCCGTGGACGCGGGCGTCGACTGGCTCGAGGCCGGCACGCCGCTGCTGCTCGCCGAGGGGCTGCACGCGGTCGAGCAGCTCCGGGCGAGGTTCCCGAATCACCCGATCGTCGCCGACCTGAAGACGATGGACGGTGGGTACCTCGAAGCCGAGATGATGGCCAAGGCCGGCGCCGACCTCGTGGTGGTCATGGGGCGTGCGCACGAGGCCACGGTGCGTCGCGTCGTCG includes:
- a CDS encoding DUF423 domain-containing protein, which produces MAFGVALGAFGAHGLKARLTPDFLAIYETGVRYHLVHGLAVFVAAWLAGEDQTRSARLAGVLFIVGILLFSGSLYLLALTGLRGFGAITPLGGLAWIVAWGLIALRTKAR
- a CDS encoding MFS transporter; protein product: MSLPPPASPADCATPLPTQGIPGALRRLGAALLSRDFRILWLGAFTSTIGTWMQKIAQSWLVLSLTGSAWYLGLDSFLGELPILLFTLVGGVIADRHNRRLLLISSQVVQLSSATLLALLVWFDVVRIWHVLLLSCLTGFAQAFGGPAYQSLVPSLVPKKDLPNAIALNSIQFNLSRVIGPALAGIAVASVGLAACFGMNALSFLAVIAALIALHVPHVRPVNSMPMLAEMKGGLRYVRDDRTLVSLIIVASASTFLGLPMQTFLPVLAQQVFGQGVDTYSRMMSFSGAGAVTGALAVAWLGRFHGMGKVLLGLQATFSLLVIAVAWSRSVHLTYLLLFAAGLSTIITSSLVTSLVQLVAPDAMRGRVMSIYMVAFRGGMPLGSLVSGALISRIGLPVVLTLNGSLLCLAALYFLTRREGVVRV
- a CDS encoding Gfo/Idh/MocA family protein; translated protein: MSQSTSRRDFIRTVGAGAVAAAGTISTSTSASARPMSTPAKARILGANDRINIGFVGCGGRMNTHITHVMGRNKAKGDVQAIAVNDIWETRKKLAQQKTAVDDKSVYHDYRELVVRPDIDAVVIGSPDHWHYAHTMAALEAGKDVYLEKPMTYTVDEARKIAEYVKTSGRILQVGSQYTSLDHFHKAKKAIEDGLIGDIVWTSGGFGRNSTKRGNEWNYKIDPDANPSNLDWKAFIGSAPKRDWDPARYFRWRKYWDYSGGIATDLFYHTVSPILMAVGPEFPVRVTAGGGIYVQKDREVPDTFFMNVDYSDWTMQLACSVTSGKGAPLVFHGSQGTIMVAEDSEAFQNTEMVVTPDRDYKDDFVKKTGAEELKIAVQPFVRGEHPHMDNFLESMRTRQKPNLDAELGYRAMAAIAGGVTAYRKGKVVGFDTKAEKLT
- a CDS encoding deoxyhypusine synthase family protein; this translates as MSGPISQFIDRHYRHFNAAALKDAADAYTAHLASGGSMLVTLAGAMSTAELGCSLAEMIRQGKVTGICCTGANLEEDVFNLVAHDHYVRLPDYRDLTPADEQGLLDRHLNRVTDTCIPEHEAMRRIESAVLDRWVQHDRDGTPLFPHEFMYEILLSGVLAESYQIDPKDSWMMAAAERKLPMIVPGWEDSTLGNMYAGHCISGDVKNVHTVRTGIEYMMRLADWYQELAPTSSIGFFQIGGGIAGDFPICVVPMLHQDLQRPEVPLWGYFCQISDSTTSYGSYSGAVPNEKITWGKLGIDTPKFIIESDATIVAPLMFARILGW
- a CDS encoding methyltransferase domain-containing protein — its product is MVETKRGAAWPLFLISFLVLFLEVTLIRWMPAYIRLLAYFSNFILLASFLGIGVGCLLAPVRGNLLRWFPLVQVLLVLAVAVGRIDIAVPQTSESIYFSSGTTNVVVPVESTWFLPLLCMAVALLFVTLSQRLGREMNAHAPLRAYLVNLAGSLAGVICFGALSAWQLPPVAWFGLGFLAAVPFLLEQPRVWAASGLVLLAVSLGVTHRLSGDTLWSPYYKITAHTQGKETVVEVNNIFHQSMAPVREKEYFYQWPYQVFGERFDDVLILGAGSGTDVASALQHGAKRVDAVEIDPVIVRLGREYHPDGPYKDPRVQVVTDDARHYLRTSDQKYDLVVFALIDSLTLQSSFSAVRLESFMFTEEAFRAASQRLKPNGVLVVYNYFREKWLVDRLANSARNVFGEEPRVHIHKEHGYLGVMIAGPGTRAVTNWPSPPEKVAAYNHPDVVSPGVPLDRDGSIQPATDDWPFLYMREPHLPTHYAWALLGVLVVSVLAVLAALRLVGTDSGGSLRVMPLVPFFVLGAGFMILETKAITQFALIWGSTWVVASATIASVLVMAALGAWLASRLVRIRPWAVGAPLLGLLLLAYLLPIGTISFGSLAAETAFYSMLTFSPVLLAGLLFSGSLKQADNVAFAYGANLLGAMLGGVGEYLALVTGYRVLLVVIALCYVAAILLYPRERTSTV
- a CDS encoding cyclase family protein gives rise to the protein MSWIDEYVKSGTALDVTVTLSERLAPWPGQEVWQFSPLLRMDKGDVCNVSMYRVSCHAGTHVDSPWHFGMSPKTLEAIPLEQMITPARLLDLTHVQAAITKADLVGKIEGARAVLCKTTNSGTLESGAPFNTEFVYIAEDAAQYLVECGVRTVGVDYLSVEGFHAPEPVTHRALLGNDVFIVEGLDLTKAAPGDYLFVVLPLKVEGADGSPARAVLLS
- a CDS encoding MFS transporter, yielding MNQRRLFIASCVALIATAMSFAIRGDIMGQVQQELSLTDVQVGWILGAAFWGFGLSILFGGPLCDLLGMGTIMRLAAAGHIVGALLTIVSTNFTVFFLSTVVVGIANGLVEAAINPLIATIYAGNKTAKLTTLHAWFPGGIVIGGVLAFLMTQVGFGWKAKVLTLLVPSVIYFVMFMGQRFPATEREAAGVPFGDMFKELARPLFVLVWFCMILTAGTELGAGSWIPTIFNRVTQSATQAGILQVVWINMVMYLMRQFGHNVSHKIAPTGLIAVSALVAAVGLYLFSHATTVTAAFLWAGVFAVGIAFWWPTMLGITSERFPRSGALGLAVIGATGSFATALSGPVMGWISETHGTAQVLPIWSGLPLLLIVIFGAIYMVDKGKGGYKAEKIA